The genomic window tattatgctcattattatgccagcataatcggcgggtccctagacgGAGATGAAAGAGTCTTCAAGTAAGTGCCGCTGGTAGTGCGCACTAATTTAAGCCTTGAAAACTTAGTAGAAACATAGATAGTACATTCTCCGTacggagaatatactatctatgtttgtgtttgtggttgtatgtgtttttatctattttgtgtgtgttttgtttagtggttgtatgtgttttgtattaggacagtaccttgtacaggcttgccTTTTACACCGTTCCTTCCcttgtggtaaattgataataaataaataaaaataaatctaTGGTAGAAGGTACACTGGTACACGCTGTGTGTTGTTAAAGAACGTACTCGTTAGGGGTGCAGATATGTAGCTATGTCTACTTTTATTCAGGAACAATATGAAGATTTTTGTTCTTGGAAGATGTGGGAAGTGCGTAGTTGGAAAAAGAACGATCACTTACTGTCAAACTACAATGCTACACACAGAAtgcaaagctgagtgctgttCACGATGTCTTGAAGCAGGTTACAACATGACTAATGTCGATTGGAATTCCACCATCTGGAACTCAATGGCAGTAAAGCAATGCCAATTGGGATTACCTGTAGTGAACAAGAAGTGTCTTATTCAGTGTTAAGTCTTCCTCAATGTTGTTTGAAATTAGAAGGCTTAAACATTACTGTGCCAGTGGATGTATCTATGCAAGATTTGTCTAGTTGTACAAATCTAAACCATGCTACAGGATTTATGTTGGAATACAGTGAAACTAAATGGAGCAACTGGTTTAGTAGTTATTGTCAGCACTCCAGTACAAGATACTGTATTCATACAGGAAAGCAGGTCAACAGAAGGCAAGAACATGGTACAATGCAATTATATGAGGAAACCTTTACATATAAAATTGAGTGGTCTCGCATATATAATTGTTTCCGAGCTGGAAAAGGGCAACTGAAGTCAGAAAATAGTAATCCATTTAAAAGAAGGAATGCAACAGGTAATCATTGTCATGACTGTCCTGCAGTAGTTTATTGTCGTATCCTCATTTTAAGCAACCATCGTCAAATCCTTGAGGCACAATTACCCCTTCACAGAGCTCACAAGAATCATGACACGTTattaaggctcaaacgaatagtagctttctgtattcgaatatttacTCAACTATTGTCCGAATACTCGAATATtcggtgtaaggtttcattgctaTGAATGCAACCCAGTAATTAAGGTGGCCACTACCAAGAAACCTATAAAGAACCACAAACAAGTTTGTGGCTTCGTATGAATAACTTACTGAGAAGAAAAGGGTAGCATAGTgccctttctgaaaggattacCGCAGCGATATTGTGATGGAAagtgtttataacaaagtagaagTATCTGGAGTAAACCATgaatccatatgaagttttgTGCTTACGGCGATCTGCCACAGCATtagtacatcttcaccaattagtggctgcctaatgCTATTTCTACTGTTCGCTTCTTCAACAACATTCTTTCCATTCAATGGCATCGTCTCCGCTTCCTTAATTGCTTACAGCTAATCACGTGCCATTGTATAACGATCATGTGCGAATATTCGGgggttaattttattattcgaaTACTATGCCAACGAATATTAATACGAATAATCGGttattcgtttgagccttacACGTTATCCATTGCCGATCAACTGTGTTATAAGCCTCACCCTGAAATAGAAAAAAAGGTTGAAGAGTTAGTGAGTGATACTAGGTTAACAGCTTTAAGTCTATATCTATTATATCTGTTTTTATAGCACTACATTATgtcattgtttattgtttaattagtatTCAGTCTGGtaagttctagaacattcttctCACATAATACCACACCGATAGTGAGTTCTCAACTGTACAACACAAGTCGTCTGCCCAAACTAGAGCAGCCAACATTTTCAGGAGACCCTCTTAGTTGGCAATCATTCTGGGACTCCTTTGATGCTACAgttaataccaaccccacccTGAGCCCAATCCACAAATTCAATTATCTCAAAGCTCAGCTACATATACAAGAGAATATGCTGCACAAACTATAGCCAGCCTTCCATTAACAGAGTTGAATTACACACAGTCAATTACTCTTTTGAAACAATGCTTTGGCCAGCCAGAGAAACTTATCAACGCTCATACCCATGCCCTCATTAAACTCCCAGGACCAACAAATGATTTATCTAGTTTACAGCTGTTtctaggcaccggccgattataccagcataatttaaagcataataggtgaccaaaagcatcaagcataatgccagcataatagggacgatgtttgaaaaattaattaaatgcgcaatacgtgCGCCTGAAAGAAaacaaatattcactgccaatagtattattagtgcatttcatatttaaaaacacctatacaacttattaaaccgtttctttgttggttattcacactttgcagacataagatcgagatactctaatagagcagtcacttactctaatagagcagtcaggaaaagctgatatactctaataaaacagtcagttctagagcataatcttgatttttaaagcataattttgagcataataggcttaatttttgagcaatgctcaaaagcataataggtaaaattttgggcataataggccggagccTAGCTGTTTCATGACATTACAGAAAATCATATTAGAGGCCTTGCATCACTTGGAGTATCCAAGGAATCATACAGCACAATCCTTGTACCAATAATTCTTGGAAAGTTCCCTGTGCCCACATGCAGAAACTTAGCCGGAGATCACGACCAATTGAGCTGGACACTAGATGATTTACAAGCTGCTGTGGCAAAAGAAATAAGGGTATTAGAGAGTGGGTTATATACCAATGACTCCACATCTAATTTACCAACAGCTAGGTCACATGCAACCACATCCTTTCATGCTGCCATCAAAGGTGGACGTCACACAACTGCTGTTAAGAAGAAACCACAGTGCATTTATTGTAAGAGTGAACACTCCCCATTACTTGTTCAGAAGTCACAAACCACCAAAAATGACTAGAGATAGTCCGTAAGGCCAATCTATGTTTTAACTGTCTGGGGAATCACAAGGTCTCACAGTGCAACTCAAAGTTTCGGCACAAACACTGCAGACACAGGCACCATACCGGTCTGTGTAAACCCAATGATAGTCACACACCCAAATCTAGTACACAAGGGACTGATACATAAGTACAACAATCGACACAAGAAACTAAGCTACACAGCAAGTAGGTGCCCACACAGCTCCAGTTCTACATGGTGTACACAATAACAAGGAGACTCTGCTGACTGCTACCATACTGAAGACAGCTATCGACCCTGTTGTTGGTGAAGGATTACGAATACAAGGGAATATCCTTTTTGATGAAGGCTTGCAACGGTCATTCATTACTGAGGAGACAGCAGCCAAACTGAAGTTGACACCAGTCAACACTGAGAACATTGCCATAGCACCCTATGAAGCTGAGTACTCATCTCCCCAACCGACATCAGTGGGACAAGTCAAGGTAGAAACTACAGCTGGGGACAGAGTACCTATATCTGTGCTTATAGTACCGTTTATTGCTGCACCACTGAAGAATTCAGTACATACGAGCCTCCATCGAGAACTTTCCTCACTGGGATGGATTAAGCTGGCACACCCTTTTACCAGCGAGCACAATTTTCAGATATCCATTTTGATTGGAGCTGACCACTATTGGACCTTTGTGGAAGATAAGATTATTCGGGGTGAAGGGCCAACTGCTCAGCAGTCCAAACTGGGATTCCTCCTGTCTGGACCCATGTCTTCTCCAATGTTGCAGTTGAATGTTGCCACCATGTCCACAGCCACCAGTGAAGAACCCAACCTTGAAAGGTTCTGGTCAATAGAAGCAGCCGGCACTTCTCCAATGAAACCTGTACAGACAGATAAGTTTATTGATCAATATCAGACCAACTGTATCAGCCAATCCACCAAAGGTGCTTACACAGCTCAGTTTCCATGGAAACCAGTTCACCTTCCACTTCCATCAAATTTCACGACCTGTGAGAAACAAAAAATGGCAGTTAATATCTCGTCTGACAGATTCACCATCTCTTTTACATATGTATAATACTATCATTACTGATCAGGAAGCACGTGGCTTCATAGAGAAGGTTAATTCTACCGACTACCCAGCTAAGGTTCACTGTCTACCACATCACCCTGTTAAAAAGGAGTCAGCAACTACACCAATAAGAATAGTGTACGACTGTAGCTCTTGTTAAAGTAAGGAACATACCAGTCTGAATGACTGCTTACTAGTAGGTCCACCATTCAGAATGATTTGTGTTCAATC from Dysidea avara chromosome 2, odDysAvar1.4, whole genome shotgun sequence includes these protein-coding regions:
- the LOC136248179 gene encoding uncharacterized protein; this encodes MLKSIIENHIRGLASLGVSKESYSTILVPIILGKFPVPTCRNLAGDHDQLSWTLDDLQAAVAKEIRVLETRSHATTSFHAAIKGGRHTTAVKKKPQCIYSPVLHGVHNNKETLLTATILKTAIDPVVGEGLRIQGNILFDEGLQRSFITEETAAKLKLTPVNTENIAIAPYEAEYSSPQPTSVGQVKVETTAGDRVPISVLIVPFIAAPLKNSVHTSLHRELSSLGWIKLAHPFTSEHNFQISILIGADHYWTFVEDKIIRGEGPTAQQSKLGFLLSGPMSSPMLQLNVATMSTATSEEPNLERFWSIEAAGTSPMKPVQTDKFIDQYQTNCISQSTKGAYTAQFPWKPVHLPLPSNFTTCEKQKMAEARGFIEKVNSTDYPAKVHCLPHHPVKKESATTPIRIVSTIQNDLCSILLQFHKHTFAFATDIEKAFLHVKLHESDRDSTRFLWVSDINNPFGTLTTYRFKVAPFGTSSSPFMLNATLDFHLKKFPLSVAKDMKSNLYVDNLISDFTGAIYAHEGEGERKVYICFFTCATTRAVHLEVVLNMTVESFMLVFQKFVGRRLLL